In Chitinophaga nivalis, a single genomic region encodes these proteins:
- a CDS encoding sensor histidine kinase, producing MGLLFGSCGIVIGQHQDRADSLKLLLAENDTLSALSKMTILAQISAYSSSPDEVLLYADKLHKMASSHRHTGYTIEGLQSRGVAYRLMGNLKMALESLFSSASLAIEHGENRRLTTTYLEIANTYVANHDLKNALLYNKKAINIIRRYGDKEQLAINLLNTGYSYYTLNELDSALLLYNEAAPIFDTIGLDIGRAYIVGNKALVNWKQGQYDHAEKGLLHAIEMLDPLGDQFGIADYRNKLGRIYAEQGNTDEAIKHTLKALNISHELDMKEQLRDAYLLLSELYRTKRDYARAFNYQSRYVVYKDSIENSETTKQLANLRTEFEVSLKEKEIVLLEKRQLQNRGYIIIVIFLLLLAVLILLYFRQRFLNARLMAENQHQQHDEKIRNLLNVQETKALQAMVQGQEQERKRLSHELHNHFGSLLATIKVNMNAIDEKAISNYHTLTILVDQACADMRNLSHSLNLGISDNFGLVPALRELTQHLKQANQMEVEFAASMCQQQLDAKNEITIYRIIQELVSNVLKHAEATQLSILLTCFDEENLINIMVQDNGRGFNVEEAERTKSGMGLNSLREMIANLNGEIRFDSNPASGTTVNIDLPVISTMLN from the coding sequence TTGGGCCTTTTATTTGGTAGTTGTGGTATTGTGATCGGCCAGCATCAGGACAGAGCAGACAGCCTTAAATTATTGCTGGCTGAAAATGATACGCTTTCTGCATTGTCTAAAATGACTATCCTTGCACAAATTTCTGCCTACTCTTCCTCTCCTGATGAAGTATTGCTTTATGCAGACAAGTTGCATAAAATGGCCTCTTCGCACCGGCATACAGGTTATACCATCGAAGGACTTCAATCCAGAGGAGTGGCTTACAGATTAATGGGAAACTTAAAGATGGCATTGGAAAGCCTGTTCTCAAGTGCAAGTCTTGCGATAGAACACGGAGAGAACAGGCGGCTGACAACCACCTATCTGGAAATCGCCAATACATACGTTGCAAACCATGATCTAAAGAACGCACTGCTGTATAACAAGAAGGCCATTAACATAATAAGACGATACGGCGATAAAGAGCAATTGGCCATCAACCTCCTTAATACGGGATATAGTTACTATACACTTAATGAACTGGATTCTGCCTTGTTGCTCTATAATGAAGCCGCTCCAATTTTTGATACTATAGGTCTTGATATAGGGAGGGCTTATATTGTAGGCAACAAGGCATTGGTAAACTGGAAACAGGGACAATATGATCATGCGGAGAAGGGATTGCTGCATGCCATTGAAATGCTTGATCCATTGGGAGATCAGTTTGGCATTGCAGACTATCGGAATAAGCTGGGCCGGATTTATGCAGAGCAAGGTAATACAGATGAAGCGATAAAGCATACACTTAAAGCACTTAACATTTCCCATGAGCTGGATATGAAAGAACAGCTCAGGGATGCCTATCTCCTATTGTCAGAACTCTACAGAACGAAGCGGGATTATGCCAGGGCATTTAATTATCAAAGCCGGTATGTTGTTTATAAGGATAGCATCGAAAACTCGGAAACCACGAAACAGCTGGCAAACCTGAGAACGGAGTTTGAAGTGAGCCTGAAAGAAAAAGAAATTGTACTGTTGGAGAAGCGTCAGCTGCAGAACAGGGGGTATATCATTATCGTTATTTTCCTGCTCTTGCTCGCAGTGCTGATACTACTGTATTTCCGGCAACGTTTTTTGAATGCCCGGCTGATGGCAGAGAATCAGCATCAGCAGCATGATGAGAAAATCAGGAACTTATTGAATGTACAGGAAACAAAAGCTTTGCAAGCTATGGTGCAGGGGCAGGAGCAGGAACGCAAGCGCCTCTCTCATGAATTACATAATCACTTTGGCAGCCTCCTGGCTACTATCAAAGTGAATATGAATGCTATTGATGAAAAGGCCATCTCCAATTATCATACACTTACCATTTTGGTAGACCAGGCCTGCGCTGATATGCGCAACCTGTCACATTCCCTTAATTTGGGCATATCAGATAATTTTGGGCTGGTACCCGCGTTGAGAGAATTAACCCAACACCTGAAACAGGCCAACCAAATGGAGGTGGAGTTTGCTGCATCGATGTGTCAGCAGCAACTCGATGCTAAAAATGAAATTACCATATACAGAATTATACAGGAGCTGGTAAGCAATGTACTCAAACACGCGGAGGCGACTCAACTATCCATTCTGTTAACCTGCTTCGATGAAGAAAACCTCATAAATATAATGGTGCAGGATAATGGAAGGGGATTTAATGTGGAGGAAGCTGAAAGAACCAAATCCGGGATGGGCCTGAATAGCTTAAGGGAAATGATCGCAAATCTTAATGGAGAGATTCGTTTTGACAGCAATCCTGCAAGTGGCACAACCGTAAACATTGATTTGCCTGTTATCTCAACAATGCTCAACTAA
- a CDS encoding response regulator produces the protein MIKVLIVDDHHLFAEGLAAMFKPADGIIVVSTTTNGNEVPHILNTIEVDVILMDLDMPILNGIACMALLKNKGYDKPVLVLTMHQSIRQIKDALEKGAQGYILKDASKAELIQAINYTSERKNYFHPKINDQVFDFFRSKSSVKNNLHQLSDREKEIIKCLANGMNTKAISNTLYISEHTVKTHRRNIMHKLNVKTSAELIMLAIEKGII, from the coding sequence ATGATAAAGGTACTGATAGTAGATGATCATCATTTATTCGCAGAAGGCCTGGCTGCGATGTTTAAACCAGCAGATGGTATTATAGTAGTGAGTACTACCACGAATGGAAATGAAGTGCCTCATATTCTGAACACTATTGAAGTAGATGTGATCCTGATGGATCTTGATATGCCTATCCTGAACGGAATTGCCTGTATGGCGTTACTGAAAAACAAAGGGTATGATAAACCGGTACTTGTGCTTACCATGCATCAATCTATCAGACAGATTAAAGATGCGCTTGAAAAAGGCGCTCAGGGCTACATTCTCAAAGATGCATCGAAAGCAGAATTGATACAGGCTATCAATTACACCAGTGAAAGAAAGAATTATTTCCACCCTAAGATCAATGATCAGGTATTCGATTTTTTCAGAAGTAAAAGCTCCGTCAAAAATAACCTGCATCAACTTTCTGACAGGGAAAAAGAAATTATAAAATGCCTTGCCAACGGCATGAATACAAAAGCTATATCGAATACACTTTATATTAGTGAGCATACAGTGAAGACCCACAGAAGAAATATCATGCACAAGCTGAATGTTAAAACCTCTGCCGAGTTGATTATGCTAGCTATCGAGAAAGGAATTATCTAA